The DNA sequence AGGCGTCACTGGAAAAGTGATCGCCTTGGCATATGATGAAAGGGATTATGAGCGGATTGCTCGCTCTCAACTGGCAGACGTGATCTTGGTAGGGGATGCTCGCCAGACGCTTGCGATTTTGCATAAAGTTCAGGTAGCCACCGATGGCGCCCTCGCTGATTTGACGATTAATTGCGTAGACGTCCCTGGTACAGAAATGAGCTCGATCTTGTGTACGAAAGACAACGGAACGGTTTACTTTTTCAGTATGGCAACCAGCTTCACTGCAGCAGCGTTGGGCGCGGAAGGTGCTGGTAAAGATGTGCGCATGTTGATCGGCAATGGTTATACAAAAGGGCATGCAGAGATTGCTCTCGCTGCTGGAAGAAGCATGCGAGAAAAAGGGTACCTGTAACAACAAAAAATACGCGTCTGTGTGACTAAGACTCGAGAGCCTTACAGTCACTACAGACGCGTATTTACCTATTACTACTAAGGTAACGGAAAGGCTTACCCGATAGAACCTTCCATCTCGAACTTGATCAGACGGTTCATCTCTACCGCGTACTCCATTGGCAGTTCTTTTGTGAACGGCTCGATGAAGCCCATAACGATCATCTCAGTAGCTTCTGCTTCAGACAATCCGCGGCTCATCAGGTAGAACAGTTGATCCTCGGATACTTTGGATACAGTCGCTTCATGCTCGAGCGTGATGTTGTCGTTCATGATCTCGTTGTACGGGATCGTGTCGGACGTGGACAGTTTATCCAGAATCAGCGTATCGCATTTGATGTTGGACTTGGAGCCTTCCGACTTGCGTCCAAACTGCGACAGGCCGCGATAGGTTACTTTTCCGCCATCACGGGAGATGGATTTGGAAATGATGGTAGACGTGCAATCCGGAGCCAAGTGAATCATTTTGGCGCCTGCGTCTTGGTGTTGTCCTTTTCCTGCTACTGCGATGGAAAGAACCGTACCTTTCGCGCGTGGGCCTTTCATGATAACGGCTGGATATTTCATCGTCAGCTTGGAACCGATGTTCCCGTCGATCCATTCCATGTTCGCATCCGCGTAAGCAACGGCACGTTTGGTAACGAGGTTGTATACGTTGTTGGACCAGTTTTGGATCGTGGTATAACGGCAGCGAGCGCGTTCTTTCACGATGATTTCTACAACAGCGGAGTGCAAGGAGTCCGTGCTGTAGATCGGAGCTGTACAGCCTTCTACATAGTGAACGAAGGAATCTTCATCCGCGATGATCAGGGTACGCTCAAATTGACCCATGTTCTCCGAGTTGATGCGGAAGTAGGCTTGCAGTGGAGTCTCTACTTTTACGCCTTTTGGTACGTAAATGAAAGAACCACCGGACCATACTGCCGAGTTCAGGGCAGAGAATTTGTTATCTGCCGTAGGAATGACGGTCGCGAAGTATTCCTTCACGATGTCTGGGTACAGTTTTACTGCGGAATCCATATCACAGAAGAGAACGCCCAATTTTTCGAGGTCTTCCTGCATGTTGTGATATACAACTTCGGACTCGTACTGAGCAGATACACCTGCGAGGAACTTTTGCTCCGCCTCAGGAATCCCCAGCTTGTCAAAAGTCGCTTTGATTTCTTCTGGTACTTCATCCCAGCTGCGACCTTGTTTTTCGGACGGCTTCACATAGTACGTGATGCTGTCAAAGTCGAGGGAATCCAGATCGCCGCCCCATTTAGGCATTGGGATGCTGTTGAAGATGTCCAGAGCTTTCAAACGAAACTCCAGCATCCATTCTGGCTCGTCCTTGATGCGCGAAATTTCTTCGACGATTTCACGTGTCAGACCCTTTTTCGTACGGAATACAGAAACGTCCTTATCGTGAAAACCGTATTGGTAATCCTGTATTTCAGGGGCTTTTTTAGCCATCGTTGCTCACTCCTTTATTTTCATATGCTGATTGCTATTCCTGCTCGGCCTGTTTGATGCCTTGCTCCAGTGCCTTCCAAGCCAGCGTAGCGCATTTGATGCGGGCAGGGAACTTGGCGACACCCGACAGTGCCTCGATATCGCCCAGATCGATCGAATCATCGATCTCCTTGCCTTGCATCAAATCCGAAAACTTGTGGGCTAGCTCGAGTGCTTCATCCACTGGCTTGCCCTTGACGGCATCCGTCATCATCGAAGCGGAGGACATGCTGATCGAGCAGCCTTCGCCCATGAACTTCGCGTCCACCACTTTACCCTCTTCCACTTTCAAGGAGAGAGAGATGCTGTCGCCACAGGTCGGGTTATTCAGATTCACAATGAGTCCGTCGGATTCTTCCAGCTTCCCGCGGTTGCGCGGTTTCTGGTAGTGATCCATAATGACGCGGCGGTATAAATCATCAAGAGAAGACATTGCCGAAATACTCCTTCGTCTTCTTCAATCCTGCTACCAGTACATCTACTTCTTCTTCTGTATTGTACAGGTAGAAGCTTGCCCGTGCGGTAGCCGTGCAATTCAACCAACGCATCAGCGGCTGCGCGCAGTGATGACCGGCACGGACTGCGATTCCATAGCTGTCGAGAACCGTAGCCAGGTCATGCGGATGTACCGTATCCAGATTGAATGTTATTAAACTGCTGCGGTCCTGCTGCGGGCCGTAAATCGTTAAGCCATCGATCTCGCGCATTTGCTCCATCGCATATTTCACGAGGTGCTTTTCATGACGCTCGATGTTTTCCATGCCGATCTCTTCCAAAAAGTCGATGGCGGCTCCAAGGCCGATCGCGCCTGCAATGATCGGAGTCCCGCCTTCAAACTTCCAAGGCAGCTCTTTCCACGTAGAATCGTACAACTCCACGAAGTCGATCATTTCACCGCCGAATTCCATCGGCTCGACGCTCTCCAACACTTCACGCTTGCCGTAGAGGACGCCGACACCTGTCGGACCTGCCATCTTGTGGGCGGAAAACGCGTAAAAATCGCAATCCAAATCTTGGACGTCGATTTTTTTGTGTGGAGCTCCCTGCGCCCCATCAACCAGTAAAAGGGCACCATGCTCATGTGCGATCTTGGCAATTTCCTTGATCGGAGTAGTATCCCCCAACACGTTGGAAATATGGTGGATCGCGACGAGTTTGGTGTTGTCTGTGACTGTTGCTCTCACTGCCTCCAGCGTGACGGTACCGTCCTCTGCCAGGGGAATGAACTTAAAGGTAGCTCCGGTCGCTTTGGCTGCTTGCTGCCATGGAATGAAATTGGCATGGTGCTCCACAACTGTGGTCACAATCTCATCTCCAGGCTTTAGAACCGCGCGAGCATAACCGTACGCTACGGTATTAATCGCCGACGTCGTTCCGCGGGTAAATACCACCTCGGCTGCTTCACGAGCGTTGATGAACGCGCGAACCTTCTCGCGCGCTCCCT is a window from the Brevibacillus choshinensis genome containing:
- the sufB gene encoding Fe-S cluster assembly protein SufB, which translates into the protein MAKKAPEIQDYQYGFHDKDVSVFRTKKGLTREIVEEISRIKDEPEWMLEFRLKALDIFNSIPMPKWGGDLDSLDFDSITYYVKPSEKQGRSWDEVPEEIKATFDKLGIPEAEQKFLAGVSAQYESEVVYHNMQEDLEKLGVLFCDMDSAVKLYPDIVKEYFATVIPTADNKFSALNSAVWSGGSFIYVPKGVKVETPLQAYFRINSENMGQFERTLIIADEDSFVHYVEGCTAPIYSTDSLHSAVVEIIVKERARCRYTTIQNWSNNVYNLVTKRAVAYADANMEWIDGNIGSKLTMKYPAVIMKGPRAKGTVLSIAVAGKGQHQDAGAKMIHLAPDCTSTIISKSISRDGGKVTYRGLSQFGRKSEGSKSNIKCDTLILDKLSTSDTIPYNEIMNDNITLEHEATVSKVSEDQLFYLMSRGLSEAEATEMIVMGFIEPFTKELPMEYAVEMNRLIKFEMEGSIG
- a CDS encoding cysteine desulfurase yields the protein MNAKELRQYFPILHQEINEHPLVYLDNGATSQKPIQVIEAMDKYYKAFNSNVHRGVHTLGNMATDAYEGAREKVRAFINAREAAEVVFTRGTTSAINTVAYGYARAVLKPGDEIVTTVVEHHANFIPWQQAAKATGATFKFIPLAEDGTVTLEAVRATVTDNTKLVAIHHISNVLGDTTPIKEIAKIAHEHGALLLVDGAQGAPHKKIDVQDLDCDFYAFSAHKMAGPTGVGVLYGKREVLESVEPMEFGGEMIDFVELYDSTWKELPWKFEGGTPIIAGAIGLGAAIDFLEEIGMENIERHEKHLVKYAMEQMREIDGLTIYGPQQDRSSLITFNLDTVHPHDLATVLDSYGIAVRAGHHCAQPLMRWLNCTATARASFYLYNTEEEVDVLVAGLKKTKEYFGNVFS
- the sufU gene encoding Fe-S cluster assembly sulfur transfer protein SufU — encoded protein: MSSLDDLYRRVIMDHYQKPRNRGKLEESDGLIVNLNNPTCGDSISLSLKVEEGKVVDAKFMGEGCSISMSSASMMTDAVKGKPVDEALELAHKFSDLMQGKEIDDSIDLGDIEALSGVAKFPARIKCATLAWKALEQGIKQAEQE